In the genome of Spea bombifrons isolate aSpeBom1 chromosome 11, aSpeBom1.2.pri, whole genome shotgun sequence, one region contains:
- the MRPL51 gene encoding 39S ribosomal protein L51, mitochondrial — protein MWVLTRLLRGGRSLCSDLLQSTRPFSLGHRDLGRKNFLPQPKDTDRWDNKRALFGVYDNIGILGEFRAHPRDLIVGPTWLKGFRGNELQRCIRKRQVVGSRMFFQDREDLKKRISFLYRRFNRYGKHR, from the exons ATGTGGGTGCTGACCCGGTTATTGCGCGGGGGGCGCTCCCTGTGCTCAGACTTGCTGCAATCCACGCGGCCGTTTTCTCTCG GGCATCGGGATCTCGGGAGAAAAAATTTCCTGCCCCAACCTAAAGACACGGATCGTTGGGACAACAAGCGGGCTCTTTTTGGGGTCTATGACAACATAGGAATACTGG GGGAATTTCGAGCCCACCCGCGAGACTTGATCGTGGGTCCTACCTGGTTAAAGGGCTTTCGTGGGAATGAACTGCAGAGATGTATCCGCAAGCGCCAGGTGGTTGGATCGAGAATGTTTTTCCAGGACAGAGAAGACCTCAAGAAGAGAATCAGCTTCTTGTACAGGAGATTCAACCGTTATGGCAAGCACCGATAA